A single Triticum dicoccoides isolate Atlit2015 ecotype Zavitan chromosome 2A, WEW_v2.0, whole genome shotgun sequence DNA region contains:
- the LOC119356738 gene encoding transcription factor IBH1-like, whose product MDAKGATESSNPNHVVASVPSAAVASASAPTKRMLAFHFLRALSRIHGAAGPARRRTRTIRRAAYSSMARATGPRRAWSRALLLQAQARARRSRAETSRRAAVLVRRRVVAGPAAAAPASVALAPVVGQPSSAAARAALVPPAPPARQAGEPARSDALRRLVPGGAGMEYCSLLEETADYVRCLRAQVQLMQGLADLFSCQ is encoded by the coding sequence ATGGACGCCAAGGGCGCGACGGAGAGCTCAAACCCTAACCACGTCGTTGCCAGCGTACCATCGGCCGCCGtggcgtcggcgtcggcgccgaCGAAGCGCATGCTGGCGTTCCACTTCCTGCGCGCGCTGTCCCGGATCCACGGCGCGGCCGGCCCGGCGAGGCGCCGCACGCGCACCATCCGCCGCGCTGCCTACTCCTCCATGGCGCGGGCCACCGGGCCCCGCCGCGCATGGAGCCGCGCACTGCTGCTCCAGGCCCAGGCGCGCGCGCGCAGATCCAGGGCGGAGACGTCGAGGCGGGCCGCGGTGCTCGTCCGGAGGCGCGTCGTCGCCGGACCGGCAGCGGCAGCACCAGCAAGCGTCGCCCTCGCTCCTGTTGTCGGGCAGCCATCGTCGGCGGCTGCTCGTGCGGCGCTGGTCCCTCCGGCCCCTCCGGCGCGGCAGGCGGGGGAGCCGGCGAGGAGCGACGCGCTGCGGCGGCTCGtccccggcggcgccgggatggagTACTGCAGCCTGCTGGAGGAGACCGCCGACTACGTCCGCTGCCTCCGCGCGCAGGTGCAGCTCATGCAGGGCCTCGCCGACCTCTTCTCCTGCCAATGA